A single Aminobacterium mobile DSM 12262 DNA region contains:
- a CDS encoding ketopantoate reductase family protein, whose protein sequence is MDFCIAGLGGVGGCFGGRLASAYGKSQQHRVSFLCRGEHMTQIKKEGLIVKTPSDTFRAIPHMVSSSPVDIGPVDVIFFAVKGYDLFNMAETVHSLCHDRTLLIPVGNGIDNPHLLEKASLKGVFFNGCVYISAYISAPGEVRQVGGSCKMVAGPLDGRVERYGELESVMKEAGISFELTPHVEEAVWTKFIFMSPMAAITTLVEKTFGEVLSDPYLKQTLRELMEELHKLAQKKNISLPEDIVDRSLAQARSFPSGTRSSMELDYSRGRRVELETFVGAVVHLASSLQVSVPVYDQIYRRLHNKILTSGKERR, encoded by the coding sequence GTGGATTTTTGTATTGCGGGTCTTGGTGGTGTTGGTGGATGTTTTGGGGGGCGGTTGGCTTCAGCCTATGGAAAGTCGCAACAACATAGAGTTTCTTTCCTTTGCCGTGGAGAGCATATGACGCAAATTAAAAAAGAAGGATTGATTGTTAAGACCCCCTCTGATACGTTCCGTGCAATTCCCCATATGGTTTCTTCGTCTCCTGTGGACATTGGCCCTGTGGATGTAATCTTTTTTGCGGTGAAGGGGTATGATCTCTTCAATATGGCCGAAACAGTTCATTCTCTTTGTCATGACCGCACATTGCTTATTCCTGTGGGAAATGGCATCGATAATCCGCATCTCTTGGAGAAAGCGAGTTTAAAAGGGGTCTTCTTCAACGGATGCGTATATATTTCTGCGTATATATCGGCGCCTGGAGAGGTACGTCAGGTAGGGGGCAGTTGTAAAATGGTGGCAGGCCCTCTCGATGGAAGGGTTGAACGATATGGAGAGCTTGAAAGTGTAATGAAAGAGGCAGGTATCTCTTTTGAACTGACGCCTCATGTGGAAGAAGCGGTATGGACAAAATTTATTTTTATGAGCCCTATGGCGGCCATAACTACGTTGGTTGAAAAAACATTCGGGGAGGTATTGTCCGATCCCTACTTAAAGCAGACACTCCGCGAACTTATGGAGGAGCTTCATAAATTAGCCCAGAAGAAAAATATTTCTCTCCCTGAAGATATTGTAGATCGCTCTCTTGCCCAAGCCCGGTCTTTCCCTTCGGGGACGCGATCCTCTATGGAGCTGGACTATTCCAGGGGACGTCGAGTTGAGCTCGAAACATTTGTAGGGGCTGTCGTTCATTTGGCATCTTCGCTTCAAGTTTCAGTTCCCGTGTATGATCAAATATATCGACGCCTTCATAACAAAATTTTAACTTCAGGGAAAGAGAGAAGGTAG
- a CDS encoding phosphate ABC transporter substrate-binding protein has product MNKKIRFLCLYLAVLGLFSLGKVRAHAADGQLFFKGSSTLAPVVSQISKQFIEKYETWDKVDSSLPNTKIEIFVSGGGSGEGVKAILDGTSNLGMTARAVSEKEKKSVGDYHEFHLGTDALTISVHPDNKVHEIKPNLTKEELVKIFSGEYKYWNDLDSSLPKDEIVIVIRDIGGGAHEVFQKTVMGKVDVTPNAIQAPSMGALVTKVMENKNAIGYASFGMVNMNKGKIIPLKVDGVEPTAENILNGSYTIARPLLIIKKGAMSANEKAFVDSLLSEEGMAVVEQMGFVPAQ; this is encoded by the coding sequence TTGAACAAAAAGATCCGCTTTTTATGTTTGTATCTTGCGGTTTTAGGGCTTTTTTCCCTTGGGAAAGTACGCGCTCATGCTGCGGATGGGCAACTTTTTTTTAAAGGATCCTCTACGCTGGCCCCTGTTGTTTCTCAAATATCCAAGCAATTTATAGAGAAATATGAAACTTGGGATAAAGTGGATTCCTCCTTACCAAATACAAAAATTGAAATTTTCGTATCAGGCGGCGGTTCTGGAGAAGGAGTAAAGGCGATTCTTGATGGCACCAGCAATTTGGGCATGACAGCTCGAGCAGTATCGGAAAAAGAGAAAAAATCTGTGGGAGATTATCACGAGTTCCATCTTGGGACAGATGCTCTTACAATTTCGGTCCATCCTGATAACAAGGTACATGAGATCAAGCCCAACCTCACTAAAGAAGAGTTAGTCAAGATATTCAGTGGCGAGTATAAATATTGGAATGATTTGGATTCCAGCCTTCCTAAAGATGAAATCGTTATTGTAATTCGAGATATTGGCGGTGGCGCTCATGAGGTGTTCCAGAAAACTGTCATGGGAAAAGTAGACGTAACTCCCAATGCCATACAGGCACCTTCCATGGGAGCACTTGTAACAAAAGTTATGGAGAATAAAAACGCTATTGGATATGCTTCCTTCGGAATGGTCAATATGAATAAAGGGAAAATCATTCCCCTTAAAGTAGATGGTGTTGAACCCACTGCTGAAAACATTCTCAACGGCTCCTACACTATAGCTCGACCTCTTCTTATAATAAAGAAAGGTGCCATGAGCGCTAATGAAAAAGCTTTTGTAGACAGTCTTCTCTCTGAAGAAGGAATGGCTGTTGTAGAACAAATGGGCTTCGTACCGGCCCAATAG
- the pstC gene encoding phosphate ABC transporter permease subunit PstC produces MKNSSYLFVEEDKRGRFFVIICKGVTLLSVSLLFFMFLFIAKESLIFFQNTPLRAFLTGQRWNPLATPPAFGLAPMIAATVYVSVLATVIAFPIGVGVAIFLSVLAGNKLPNICLPLIDLMAGIPSVVYGFAGLLIIVKFFETHFSFSSGESILAGGILLSVMILPYIISTCHESATKILRRYKHVSTALGVSRWHMIRYLLFPSMSKALFSALILSFSRAMGETMAVMMVIGNSPIFPKLLHKAQTIPGLIALEMGGAHVGSPHYRALFAAGFVLMFVLFVFNTLFFIIEKSLEGDA; encoded by the coding sequence ATGAAAAACTCTTCTTATCTTTTCGTCGAGGAGGATAAAAGAGGGAGGTTTTTTGTAATAATATGTAAAGGAGTCACTCTCCTTTCTGTCTCCCTTTTATTTTTTATGTTCCTTTTCATAGCAAAAGAAAGCCTGATATTTTTTCAAAATACCCCTCTACGGGCCTTTCTTACAGGGCAGCGTTGGAATCCACTTGCTACGCCTCCAGCTTTTGGTCTAGCGCCAATGATTGCAGCTACTGTTTATGTTTCAGTGCTGGCCACCGTCATAGCTTTCCCTATCGGAGTAGGAGTTGCCATATTTCTTTCTGTACTAGCAGGCAATAAACTCCCAAACATCTGTCTTCCGCTTATTGACCTTATGGCTGGAATCCCTTCTGTAGTATACGGATTCGCAGGGCTTTTAATCATCGTAAAATTTTTTGAGACCCACTTCTCTTTCTCGTCTGGAGAATCAATATTGGCAGGAGGGATTCTTTTGTCTGTTATGATTCTGCCCTACATTATCTCTACATGTCACGAATCTGCAACAAAAATTCTTCGCCGCTACAAACACGTTTCTACTGCCCTTGGAGTCTCCCGTTGGCATATGATCCGGTATTTGCTCTTCCCCTCCATGTCTAAGGCCCTTTTTTCTGCTCTGATTCTTTCTTTTTCCAGAGCTATGGGAGAAACGATGGCCGTCATGATGGTGATAGGGAACAGTCCCATTTTTCCCAAGCTTCTTCATAAAGCACAAACAATTCCCGGCCTTATCGCTCTGGAAATGGGGGGAGCCCACGTTGGAAGCCCCCATTATCGTGCTCTTTTCGCCGCTGGATTCGTACTCATGTTCGTTTTGTTTGTTTTTAATACCCTGTTTTTCATAATCGAAAAAAGTCTCGAAGGAGATGCGTAA
- a CDS encoding PstA family ABC transporter permease — MNRFRRYRGIRIWLFISICLTFASLAIILGDIFIHGINELSIQFLLGTPQGFPLGIEGGIWPAIMGSLGFTSIACLFGSILAIPTAIWLVFYNKNLCITSLCHFFIHSMAGVPSIILGLFGYAFFVVTLKLGVSLLSGGLILGVMIFPFIEVRVEKSFREFPPQLVQASLALGVTRTWTLFHLVFPASLGDIASAIALGGSFAMGATAPILFTGAVLFAPVPRSLFSPAMALPNHLYILVGQGISLSKAYGTALVLIIILLALNSVPIFIRMHRKEG; from the coding sequence ATGAATAGATTCCGTCGTTACCGGGGAATTCGAATTTGGCTTTTCATAAGTATATGCCTGACCTTCGCATCACTGGCCATTATTCTAGGCGATATATTCATTCATGGAATTAACGAGCTTTCCATCCAGTTTCTGCTGGGAACACCCCAAGGATTCCCTCTTGGGATAGAGGGGGGAATTTGGCCTGCCATTATGGGAAGTCTCGGTTTTACAAGCATTGCTTGCCTTTTCGGATCCATACTTGCCATTCCTACAGCTATTTGGCTGGTTTTTTACAATAAAAATCTTTGCATTACCAGTCTTTGTCACTTTTTTATTCACTCTATGGCAGGAGTACCTTCTATTATTTTGGGGCTCTTTGGGTACGCTTTTTTCGTAGTTACTCTCAAGTTAGGCGTATCGCTTCTTTCAGGGGGACTTATTCTCGGTGTTATGATCTTTCCTTTTATAGAGGTCCGCGTTGAGAAATCTTTTCGGGAATTTCCTCCTCAACTTGTCCAAGCTTCATTAGCATTAGGCGTTACAAGGACCTGGACTCTTTTCCACCTTGTTTTCCCTGCAAGTTTAGGAGATATAGCTAGCGCCATCGCTTTGGGGGGCAGTTTTGCCATGGGAGCTACAGCACCTATACTCTTTACTGGAGCAGTCCTCTTCGCCCCTGTGCCTCGTAGTCTTTTCTCTCCTGCCATGGCTTTACCTAATCATCTTTATATTCTTGTAGGACAAGGAATCTCTTTAAGCAAAGCTTATGGGACAGCTCTCGTCCTTATCATTATCCTGTTAGCCTTAAACAGTGTGCCCATCTTTATAAGAATGCACAGAAAGGAAGGATAG
- a CDS encoding phosphate ABC transporter ATP-binding protein: MKGINVSIPPRQITAIIGPSGCGKSTFLKSLNRLISEEEGAITEGHVLLDGENILSLQPEKVRRRIGMVFQAPTPFPLSIFDNMAYPLRYYGYKKENIHTIIIEKLKIAGLYEEVQNNLSMKATLLSGGQQQRLCIARALTVEPEILLLDEPCSALDIKNTLNIETMLAKLCEHYTIIIVTHNLFQARRLAHKTLFMLDGEIVEEGCTSTIFSQPQDERTAEYISGIYG; encoded by the coding sequence TTGAAAGGAATAAACGTTTCTATCCCTCCTCGCCAGATTACAGCCATTATTGGCCCTTCAGGGTGCGGAAAATCTACTTTTCTAAAAAGTTTGAATCGACTTATTAGCGAGGAGGAAGGTGCCATTACAGAAGGACACGTTTTACTCGATGGAGAAAATATTCTCTCACTACAACCTGAAAAGGTTCGCCGAAGAATTGGTATGGTTTTTCAAGCACCAACACCTTTTCCCCTCTCCATATTCGATAATATGGCCTATCCTCTTCGATATTATGGATATAAAAAAGAGAATATTCATACTATCATTATAGAAAAGCTAAAAATAGCGGGGCTTTATGAAGAGGTACAAAATAATCTTTCTATGAAAGCAACTCTCCTCTCCGGAGGACAACAGCAGCGATTGTGTATCGCAAGAGCTCTTACCGTAGAGCCGGAAATCCTGCTTCTTGATGAGCCATGCTCTGCTTTGGATATAAAAAATACTCTGAACATAGAAACTATGCTCGCGAAGCTTTGTGAACACTATACGATTATTATCGTAACTCATAATCTATTCCAAGCGCGACGATTAGCTCATAAAACTCTCTTCATGCTCGATGGAGAAATAGTAGAAGAAGGCTGTACCTCGACTATTTTTAGTCAGCCTCAGGATGAACGGACAGCTGAATATATTTCGGGGATTTACGGCTAA
- a CDS encoding biotin--[acetyl-CoA-carboxylase] ligase, which produces MRKHIINILKRARGTYVSGQALCEDLGVSRTAIWKHIQQLREEGYEIDSSSRKGYRLIHVPDLLNSYEIEPLLTTTHLGHPILHYKELDSTNIEARKLAREGATHGSVVVAEHQTTGRGRSGRGWFSTPGTAIQMSLILRPDLAPFLAASITQVGAAAVATALQELGLSPQIKWPNDVLLSKRKVCGILTEMSCELDHIEHIIIGIGINVNTPSFPTDIRSVATSVQIEKGAPCDRKSLMAAILNTFEPLYQGFLEGHPYPAYLRICRELSILIGEEITYESPQGVTTATAIDIDSSGHLVVRHKDGSTEALLSGEVHLGAGLYREP; this is translated from the coding sequence TTGAGAAAACATATTATAAATATTTTAAAAAGGGCTCGGGGAACATACGTTTCAGGACAAGCTCTCTGCGAGGATCTCGGGGTCAGCCGCACTGCTATATGGAAACATATCCAGCAATTACGAGAAGAGGGATATGAAATAGACTCCTCTTCCCGTAAAGGCTATCGTCTTATACATGTTCCAGACCTGCTCAACTCTTACGAAATAGAACCTCTCCTGACCACAACCCATCTCGGTCACCCTATTTTGCACTATAAGGAGCTAGATTCCACTAACATAGAGGCTCGGAAACTAGCTCGCGAAGGAGCAACACACGGAAGCGTCGTCGTGGCAGAGCACCAAACTACAGGACGTGGTCGTTCTGGCCGAGGATGGTTTTCCACACCTGGTACAGCCATCCAGATGTCTCTCATCCTTCGTCCAGATCTAGCTCCGTTCCTAGCTGCTTCCATTACTCAGGTAGGAGCTGCTGCTGTAGCTACGGCTCTTCAGGAATTAGGGTTGTCTCCGCAAATCAAGTGGCCCAACGATGTTCTTTTATCGAAGCGTAAGGTATGTGGCATTCTCACTGAAATGAGCTGCGAACTTGACCACATTGAACATATCATTATTGGCATAGGAATAAATGTCAACACCCCCTCTTTCCCAACAGACATTCGTTCTGTTGCTACATCGGTACAGATAGAAAAAGGCGCCCCATGTGATCGTAAAAGCCTCATGGCCGCTATTCTCAACACCTTTGAGCCTCTCTATCAGGGTTTTCTTGAAGGACATCCCTATCCTGCCTATCTGCGCATCTGTCGGGAGCTTTCTATTCTCATCGGAGAGGAAATTACATATGAAAGCCCTCAGGGAGTCACCACTGCCACTGCAATAGACATCGATTCGTCAGGCCATCTTGTTGTGCGCCATAAAGATGGCTCTACCGAAGCTCTTCTCTCTGGAGAAGTCCATTTGGGGGCAGGGTTATATCGTGAGCCCTAG
- the bioB gene encoding biotin synthase BioB, with the protein MESIYEYIRRTGTISIPLKKLLSWAETVPLKEILEAADTVKQKYAGTGVELCSILNARSGRCSEDCAFCAQSAWWNTHCAPKPLISFREALYEAQQCEAKGVHRFSLVTSGRCLSVEDTDHLCRVYEGLASKTSLRLCGSHGLITEKQARQLVSAGVSRYHCNLETGPNFFPSICSTHTIEDKLKTLSCARRAGLELCSGGIMGLGETLQDRLEMASLVAQAGAVSFPLNILTPIPGTPLQNCRIPQVHEILLSGALIRFLLPHVTLRYAGGRKALGVHVVEGLHGGINGLLTGDYLTTTGRSIEEDLKMITSAGFSARAHDITLPPNGLLQREELR; encoded by the coding sequence ATGGAGTCAATATATGAGTATATTCGTCGCACAGGTACTATATCAATACCATTGAAAAAACTTCTTTCTTGGGCAGAGACAGTTCCCCTTAAAGAGATTTTAGAAGCCGCTGATACTGTGAAACAAAAATATGCTGGTACAGGTGTAGAACTTTGTTCTATTTTGAATGCCAGGTCTGGTCGATGTAGTGAGGACTGCGCTTTCTGCGCTCAGTCGGCTTGGTGGAATACACATTGCGCTCCGAAACCCCTTATCTCTTTTCGCGAGGCTCTTTATGAAGCTCAACAGTGCGAAGCGAAGGGCGTTCATCGTTTTTCCCTCGTTACAAGTGGTCGTTGTCTTTCTGTTGAAGATACGGACCATCTCTGTCGAGTATATGAAGGGCTTGCTTCAAAAACATCGTTGCGTCTCTGTGGGTCTCATGGCCTGATTACTGAGAAACAGGCTCGTCAACTAGTTTCAGCTGGAGTAAGCCGATATCACTGTAATTTGGAAACTGGACCGAACTTTTTTCCCTCCATTTGTTCTACCCATACGATAGAAGATAAGTTGAAAACCCTCTCTTGTGCTCGTCGAGCAGGTCTTGAGCTTTGTTCAGGAGGGATTATGGGGTTGGGAGAGACCCTTCAAGATCGTCTCGAAATGGCGTCTCTTGTTGCTCAGGCAGGGGCTGTCTCGTTCCCCTTGAATATTCTCACTCCTATTCCAGGAACTCCTCTTCAGAATTGCCGCATTCCTCAAGTGCACGAAATACTACTATCGGGAGCTCTTATTCGTTTCCTTCTCCCCCACGTTACCCTTCGTTATGCAGGGGGGCGAAAGGCCCTTGGTGTCCACGTGGTAGAGGGACTCCACGGCGGAATAAATGGCCTTCTCACAGGTGATTATCTTACGACAACTGGACGATCGATAGAGGAAGATTTAAAGATGATTACTTCCGCCGGGTTCTCGGCTAGGGCTCACGATATAACCCTGCCCCCAAATGGACTTCTCCAGAGAGAAGAGCTTCGGTAG
- a CDS encoding putative DNA modification/repair radical SAM protein — protein MDTEGKLIILADAAKYDVSCSSSGSQRKNPSGIGNASLGGICHSWTADGRCVSLLKVLFSNDCIYDCAYCVNRRSVDRPRATFTPEELAVLTINFYRRNYIEGLFLSSGVYKSPNHTMECLLQTLLLLRKKYRFGGYIHTKVIPGSDPALVDAFGQYTDRMSVNIELPTEKSLTLLAPQKNKESILRPMKHLTKRIKENQLEKPTWRGRKAPLFVPAGQSTQLIVGATPEDDLTVLRLSENLYSHYNLKRVYYSAYVPVSDNPLLPALSTPPLRRENRLYQADWLLRFYRFKASELLDEKRPYFDLDLDPKTDWALRNLQFFPVEVNKASYEQLLRVPGIGVKSAKRIVVARKNNIISFELLSRLGVVIKRAQYFITCNGVFRGDKTMDKTRLRHHFLAERSKFTSYGQQLFLFES, from the coding sequence ATGGACACGGAAGGGAAACTTATTATTCTTGCTGATGCAGCTAAATACGATGTATCATGTTCTTCCAGCGGAAGCCAACGTAAAAATCCGTCAGGAATAGGCAACGCCAGCCTTGGAGGAATATGTCATTCGTGGACTGCTGATGGCCGGTGTGTCTCTCTTCTGAAAGTTCTTTTCTCAAACGATTGTATCTATGACTGTGCCTATTGTGTAAATCGACGAAGTGTCGACCGCCCACGAGCTACGTTCACTCCAGAGGAGCTTGCCGTACTCACCATTAATTTTTATCGCCGTAACTATATAGAAGGTCTATTCTTGAGCTCTGGCGTGTATAAATCTCCTAACCATACAATGGAGTGTTTGCTTCAAACACTTTTGCTTCTTCGGAAAAAGTATAGATTCGGCGGATATATACACACAAAGGTAATTCCAGGTTCTGATCCAGCGCTCGTCGATGCTTTTGGACAATACACTGATCGCATGAGCGTCAATATTGAACTCCCCACAGAAAAAAGCCTTACATTGCTCGCTCCCCAAAAAAACAAGGAGTCGATCTTGCGTCCTATGAAACACCTCACGAAACGCATTAAAGAAAATCAACTGGAAAAGCCAACATGGCGTGGCAGGAAAGCCCCTCTTTTCGTTCCGGCAGGACAAAGTACACAGCTTATTGTAGGGGCAACCCCAGAAGATGATCTTACTGTCCTTCGTCTTTCTGAAAACCTTTACTCTCACTACAACCTCAAGCGAGTATATTATTCTGCCTATGTTCCGGTCTCTGATAACCCGTTACTTCCAGCACTATCAACACCCCCCTTGCGGAGAGAGAACAGGCTGTACCAAGCTGACTGGCTACTTCGCTTCTATCGTTTCAAAGCTAGTGAGCTTCTTGATGAAAAGAGGCCCTATTTTGACCTGGATCTCGATCCCAAAACAGATTGGGCTCTGCGGAACCTCCAATTTTTCCCTGTGGAGGTCAACAAAGCTTCGTACGAGCAGCTTCTTCGAGTTCCAGGCATTGGCGTAAAATCCGCCAAGAGAATCGTTGTTGCGAGAAAAAACAATATCATCTCTTTCGAGTTACTCTCCCGCCTCGGAGTCGTTATAAAGCGAGCTCAGTATTTTATTACATGCAATGGAGTATTTCGCGGAGATAAAACTATGGATAAGACAAGACTCCGCCACCACTTTCTAGCAGAGCGGAGTAAATTCACATCGTATGGGCAGCAGCTCTTTCTCTTTGAATCATGA
- a CDS encoding TIGR03915 family putative DNA repair protein has translation MIIYSYDSTFDGLLCTIFEASLRQLRPENIIRRLQEREQQNLFQTIHVDTRPKIAGAVYTLLKEQGGQEALTTAYYAFHGDFPQIDMAIFNYLEMVWKRGKEAQTLFSNESVLQTLDAQRKVSRERHMFCGILRFKDLGGIFYAPIAPEHYILPLLGNHFAHRMADQNWVIHDTGRGKALIYDQRCWYETDFHLQKSLNIPQSEKEYQKLWKTFFNSVTITSRRNKGLQKRNMPMKYWRYLTEMDDSISLTPPRFTDPKDNKD, from the coding sequence ATGATCATTTACAGTTACGATAGCACTTTTGATGGTCTTTTATGCACTATTTTTGAAGCTTCTTTAAGGCAGCTTCGGCCAGAGAACATTATCAGAAGGCTTCAAGAGAGAGAGCAACAAAACCTTTTCCAGACTATTCATGTGGACACTCGCCCTAAAATAGCAGGGGCTGTTTATACTTTATTGAAGGAGCAAGGAGGACAGGAAGCTCTCACAACTGCATATTATGCCTTTCACGGGGATTTTCCTCAGATAGATATGGCCATTTTTAATTATTTGGAAATGGTTTGGAAAAGAGGGAAAGAAGCTCAAACTCTATTTTCTAATGAAAGTGTTCTACAAACACTTGACGCACAAAGGAAAGTATCGAGAGAACGCCATATGTTTTGCGGCATTTTACGTTTCAAAGACCTCGGAGGTATTTTTTACGCCCCTATCGCCCCGGAACACTATATATTGCCTCTACTCGGTAACCACTTCGCTCACAGAATGGCTGATCAAAATTGGGTCATTCACGACACGGGGAGAGGCAAGGCATTGATTTACGATCAGCGATGTTGGTATGAAACGGACTTTCATCTCCAAAAATCTCTCAATATCCCACAAAGCGAGAAAGAGTATCAAAAGCTCTGGAAAACCTTTTTCAACAGCGTTACTATAACATCCCGAAGGAACAAAGGACTCCAGAAAAGGAATATGCCAATGAAGTACTGGCGCTACCTTACAGAAATGGATGACTCCATCTCTCTTACTCCCCCTCGCTTTACTGATCCGAAAGACAACAAAGATTAA
- a CDS encoding Na/Pi cotransporter family protein, with translation MPLSSIFQVLGGVGLFLFGIKLMSDALQDLAGDRLRKLIGSLTSTPVRGVLIGTLVTILIQSSSGTTVMTVSFVHAGLMTLKQAVGVIMGANIGTTVTAQIIAFKFKSFALPVIGIGMILAVFGKSKRRKYIGNGLVGFGLLFLGMQTMESAMSFLQGRKDLFLLFGHNPLLGVLVGTLVTMVVQASSATIGLTIAMASQGLLTLDAAIPILLGDNIGTTITAVIASLGSNRSAKQAAAAHVMFNLIGVFIFVLFLPIFKTAVVLTSSEIARQLANAHTLFNVVNTLLFLPFTSPFVKVIQKMVPTKDNGIRVGPQYLDPKLVVASPAAAVDAIKKEIARMGVVALSMLQGVKKAFLENDSKMVEEVNESEKILNELTHAIAKYAAEIWQEGLPSDLSTVLSSYVNGISDIERVGDHCQNLIELYEYKVEHRLDFSPVALSEFEDMFDTVFRSVTLSLESVAEEDINKAHEVIDVLEVEVDRKEKSLRKSHIRRLNRGECQPSAGVIFIDILSNLERIGDHAHNLSFIAIDIAKTHRH, from the coding sequence GTGCCACTCTCAAGCATATTTCAAGTTCTGGGTGGTGTTGGGCTTTTTCTGTTTGGAATTAAGCTTATGAGCGATGCCTTGCAAGATTTGGCAGGAGACAGATTACGCAAGTTGATTGGCTCGCTTACCAGCACACCAGTTCGAGGCGTTCTTATTGGGACATTAGTGACAATACTTATTCAAAGTAGTAGCGGAACAACGGTTATGACTGTAAGTTTTGTTCATGCAGGTTTAATGACCCTGAAACAGGCAGTAGGGGTTATTATGGGAGCTAACATAGGGACGACTGTAACAGCCCAGATTATTGCCTTTAAGTTTAAAAGTTTTGCTCTCCCGGTTATTGGGATAGGCATGATTCTTGCCGTTTTTGGCAAATCTAAACGGCGAAAGTATATTGGGAATGGACTGGTAGGTTTTGGTCTCCTTTTTTTAGGAATGCAGACTATGGAAAGTGCAATGTCCTTTCTTCAGGGTCGAAAAGACCTCTTCTTGCTTTTTGGTCATAATCCCCTTTTAGGTGTTTTAGTAGGAACTTTAGTTACTATGGTTGTTCAGGCAAGCTCTGCTACCATTGGTCTTACCATTGCCATGGCAAGCCAGGGACTTCTAACTCTTGATGCGGCAATTCCTATCCTTCTTGGAGATAATATAGGTACGACTATAACGGCTGTTATCGCGTCTTTAGGGTCTAATAGGTCTGCAAAACAAGCGGCAGCGGCTCATGTGATGTTTAACCTTATCGGGGTATTTATTTTCGTGCTATTTTTACCAATTTTCAAGACGGCGGTAGTTCTTACATCATCGGAAATTGCCCGACAACTTGCCAATGCCCACACTCTTTTTAATGTTGTTAATACACTTCTTTTCCTCCCCTTTACTTCGCCTTTTGTAAAAGTTATTCAAAAGATGGTTCCCACTAAGGATAATGGAATACGGGTTGGGCCTCAATATTTGGATCCCAAGCTTGTTGTGGCATCTCCTGCGGCAGCTGTAGATGCTATTAAAAAAGAAATTGCTCGTATGGGGGTTGTGGCTCTTTCTATGTTACAGGGGGTAAAAAAAGCTTTTCTTGAGAACGATTCAAAGATGGTCGAAGAGGTAAATGAATCGGAAAAAATATTGAATGAGCTTACCCATGCTATCGCAAAATATGCTGCGGAAATATGGCAAGAAGGCTTGCCAAGTGATCTTTCCACAGTTCTTTCTTCTTATGTGAATGGAATTAGCGACATAGAAAGAGTTGGCGACCACTGCCAAAATTTAATAGAACTATACGAGTATAAGGTGGAACATCGTCTGGATTTTTCTCCTGTAGCCTTGTCGGAGTTTGAAGATATGTTCGATACGGTCTTCCGTTCCGTAACCCTCAGTCTCGAATCGGTGGCAGAAGAAGATATAAATAAAGCTCATGAAGTGATAGACGTGTTAGAGGTAGAGGTGGATAGAAAAGAGAAATCTCTTCGGAAAAGCCATATCAGGAGATTGAACCGAGGGGAATGCCAGCCGTCTGCAGGAGTTATTTTCATCGATATTTTAAGTAACTTGGAAAGAATTGGAGACCATGCCCATAATCTTTCCTTTATAGCTATCGATATAGCTAAAACTCATCGCCATTAA